The following DNA comes from Rhinatrema bivittatum chromosome 17, aRhiBiv1.1, whole genome shotgun sequence.
GGTTCATGCAGATCCTCCCGCAGCAATGCTATTTCTATAAGCTCTACAATAGCAACCATTTGTTATGcctttcaaataaaaaatgtaattttttttttttacaatttttcaatgtttattatatttagaCAGGGCTTTGGTTCAATATATTACCATTTCATTCCAAGATATTACGATGAGGAATAGAGCACCAACAATGATCCATTTACTGGCAATAATTTACTAACCTGGCCAGTGTTGTACCTCTGTGTCATATTCATCCCTTCCTAAACACAAAAAGAACTTACTGCCAAGAAATACTGCAATATGCATGGGTCAGCAAATaacaaaatagcaaaaataaGTATAAAAATACTGTGGTCTCTGTTGTCAGCCTAAAAGAGTAACAAGTAAATACAGCAATGTTTTACCCATCAAAATGCATCCACGTCAAGCTTTCTTCCAAATTAAGTCATGGAGAGGGTGGAATGTTAGCCGAATGGCCAGAAAGAAATCCGAATACCAAAGGGAGACGCAGAAGTGCCCGTCCCAAGGATTGTCACCAAAGCAACGAACAGGAGGAAACAGTCACAGCAGGGAGCCTCTTCCCGCACCGAAAGTCTCCAGGTCAccttctttttctctcactctctgtccTTACCACTTAACACtttgtctgttttattttaaaaaaaataaataaatctgcaaacCTCCTAGAGACGAATATCAAAACGAACAGCTTTATAAAATTCTGCAGCTTCACCAACGCTCATTTCCACTTGCAAATAAGATAAAATTTGAAtatgagaatatatatatatatatatatatatatatatacatacatactcttTAGAATAATGTACTCTGTTTTACAGTGTTTCTAAGACTTTTTAAGTGATGGAGTTTGAGGGGTAAATAACCAATTGCTGATTTTGCCCAGCGACTGTACAAAAAATATCCTTTCGATGCCATCTTTACCCAATGCGCATGTTTAAATGAGTCTGAAATGAACACTCCCGTCTCACCATGCACAAAACGCTGGCTTTCTCCTGATGAAGGGCCTGagttactaaggcttttctcccattatgGGGGAAAAAGTTTAGTAAGGGAGACCCAGAGTTTGACATTTCTCTACATATCTTCTGCCAGGCTTTTCATTGTAGACAGTGCGTTAAACAAGATGAATAACAAAATCACAGTGGATTCCACATATAAGAAGTTCAGAGGCAATTTGTGGCCATTTCCACGGGTAAAAGAGCGTTTTACTGGCAGAAAGGGACTTTTGGAAAGATGGCCGCCCTCTGTTTGGGTTAATGTTGGCAGTTTCACTGATTCTACCCGGATTGTTATTCCTCTGGCTGGGCTCGGGGCGGAGCAGGCAAGGATGCATTGcagtttgggattttcaaaaccCTGCGACTTCTTTTGGTCGGAAAAAGGGTCCACGTGGAAAGCAAGGAAGGACAAATCCCCCCCAGGTTTCTTTTCCTGGAGCAACAGAGCAAACCTATCCGAGGAATCCTGCTTCGATTACTGGTGCAGGCCCCTGTGGGTACAAAGTGCCCATGGAGTTTGCACCGGTGTGggttccctgccccccccccccccccagattgtaAAAATGCTGTGCTTCTAGGAACCCTCTTTAAGTCCTGAACGAGTCCTGACTTTCCAGTATCCGACCACGGGCACTAATGGGAGAAATGCTTTTCAAACCAAGACCCTATGTTTTCATACATTGGAATGTTTCGCTTATAAGGGAgataaaaacatatatttttgTGTCCTTCCATTAAGCAAATGAAAGCTTTTCCTGCCACCTCAAAGTCCACATGTACCCGGCAAGATCAACAAGCAAAATAGACACAATGGAAAAGTTTGATTGCTGGTCTGGCCCACGCAGAAGACCCAAACTTGATTCCCAGGACCAAGGCCAGCTGGTGCTCCTCAGGCCAGCCAGAGCCACTATGGAGGTAATAATCCCCCCCTGTGGGAGAAGGAGCCTCAGATACTACTCGACAGGGGACACTAGGAGCCAAAATTAGGGTGCACAAGTGACAGGGTCCAGGAGGAGCTATGGTCTGTGGTCCTTGGCCATGGACTTTTGTCGAGACAACTAGGCTAAGTCTGGAGAGAGATGGTGTTTATGAAGGTGCCCGGTGCTGAAGCACCAGCAGAGAAAACTTCCAGAAGCCCACAGGAGCTGGGGCAGAGTGGTGGgtctccaaaacaaaacaaaaaacatttcatGGTTTGCAGTTTTTACCATTGCAGATGCACAgaacacagaaaaagaaaatctagaaattagcaattttgctttcttttatttttgcctgTTTTCTGAGATGAGGGGGGGACACCACTGGTCTTATTTTGAAAAGGCAACATAAATCTGTTTCTACAGTATagatcaaaaaaatatttttttttattttacagctttgtttttttgttttttttacaattggAAACCTGAACAGAACTAAAACTGAAGTGCATACGAGTAGATTAGAAGGAGTTACTTTCACAGCAAAGTCAGAGAGCTGGCAATGTGAGTGCAGCACAGCACTATATCATGAAGTAACATGATACAAAGCCAATACAGCATGTAAACATGGCGAAATAAATAATTACTCCTCCAAAAGCAATATGTGTTTAATATCATTTTGTCATGGTCCCATGAAAGGATGTTCTTATACAAGGAATCCACTGCATTTTATATATAACCAGCAACTTTTCTGTTTGagacattcatttgcataattCATGTTAATCACTGCACTCGTCAAGGGATAAATGCATTTGGAAATGTTCAAAAGAACTCACACGTCAGTTTCCACTGACTTCAAATTTGGacagttttttttaatagtatcATTTCCATTCCCTGTGCCCTGGCATTGATTCTCTTTGACACAAAGAGATTCTTTTACGCCTTCCTCCATCTCCACATATTCAGATTTATCCCCTAGGGAAGACAAGGTGGAACTTCTGAACTTCTTCAGGAGGTTGGAAGGGAGGTAGGGACAAGAGATCACATTCTGGGCCAGCTGGGTCTGGTCTTCATTCTCAGTCTCTCGGTGATAAAAGTAGTTAAAGTTGGAGACAATCACTGGCACTGGCAAAGCAATGGTTAACACACCTGCAATGGCACACAAAGACCCGACTATCTTGCCCCCAACAGTGATGGGCTTCATGTCCCCATAGCCCACTGTTGTCATGGTAACCACGGCCCACCAGAAGGCATCTGGGATGCTTTGGAAGTGGGTGGAAGGTTCATCGGCCTCCGCAAAGTAAACAGCACTGGAAAACAAAATCACTccaataaaaaggaagaaaatgagaAGTCCCAGCTCCCTCATGCTGGCCCGAAGGGTGTGCCCCAAGATTTGTAAGCCCTTGGAGTGTCTGGAGAGCTTAAAGATGCGAAACACACGGACCAAGCGAATTATTCTCAGGATGGCAAAGGACATGGCCTGCTGTCCGTTGCCTTGCTGCTGTGCAAGATCCGTGCCAAGGGTGATGAAGTAAGGCAAAATGGAGACAATGTCAATAATGTTCATGATGTTTTTGAAGAAACCTGTCATGCTGGGACATGCAAAGAATCGCACTGTAAActcaaaggaaaaccaaatgatGCAAACCGTTTCCACGATGAAAAAAGGATCATTGAACGCCGTGTGTCCACTATCCAAGAGCAAAGTTTCATTAAATGCCCCATTGCCCACAGACAAAATAAGATCTTTGTCATCTCGAAACTCTGGTAATGTTTCCAAACAGAATATGATGATGGATATTAAAATGACTAAAACAGAAACAATTGCAATCCCCCTGGCTGGACTCGAACTTTCAGGATATTCAAAAAGCAACCAAATCTGCCTTCTGAACTCATTGACTGGCAaagtcttttcttcttctttcacaAAGCCTTCATCTTCCCTGTATTTTAGAATAACTTCTTCCCCAAGTTCATAAAACTTTACCTCCTCAGAGAAGATATCAAAAGGGACATTGATGGGTCTCTTTAGTCTCCCTCCTGACTGGTAATAATAAAGGATTGCATCAAAACTTGGACGGTTTCGGTCAAAGAAGTACTCATTTTTCAAGGGGTCAAAGTATCTCATCCTCTTTTCAGGATCCCCTAGCAAAGTTTCTGGAAACTGAGTCAAGGTTTTCAGCTGCGTCTCAAACTTCAAGCCAGAAACATTGATGACCACTCGCTCGCAGCATTCAAACTCACTGTAGACCGAGTCGTAGCTGTCCTGGGGTGGCCTTCCCACGAAGGATGACGCCTCGTCCGTCTCTTCCTCGCGTACGCTGCACAAATCAAGCCTTCTGTCTTCCTCAGGCTCCTCGCTGTCCTTCAGCATCATCTCCTCGGAGCCGCTGGGCACCAGCTCGGAGGGGAAAGTGCCGCTGCTCTGGTTGACCTGAAGGCGGCTCCGCTTCCGGTCCTCCAGCAGGGACCAGcgctttttcttcttctcctttttcctctggGACTCCtcttgctgcagctgctgctgggccGGGCCATTGCCATGGGAGGAGGCGCGGGTctgttgcagctgctgctgctgctggtttcCACCTCCGGAGGCTCCTTCTGCCACCACCCGCGAGTGTGCAAGGCGCTCACGCTCCCTCTCCCGGGCAGCAGCACGGGCCTGGGCATATCCGTAAGGAAGGTGGCTGTTGCAGCCAGAGCTTTCTGCACTCACCATAGcaacctccattttttttttagatgtgccTTTTCTTCATATGTGCATGCAGAttctttcttattatttattggcGCTTTATAGAAGCAACAAGACTTTGCCCCCAGATCTTCTTTGATTCAAAGCCGCTGAGCAGCCAGTAATTGTCCGCAAGCATAGAACTCATTTTATAAACTCCGCATTACCCTGGAACCCCAGCTGTGTTCAGATTTCTGTTTTCACATAAATGTTGGCGTGGGGAGGGGGACTAAGCCCACTGACTTTTGTTCCAGGAAGTCTGGCCTTGGTTACGTTTCACTAGGCACTTTCATGTGGCATTGAGGAATGTTGCGATGGACAATAGGCTGCAGAGTCTGAGCTCATTCATGATTCTTCCAAGACTGTGCAATCAGCGAATCCCAAGTTGTCCCTTCTCACCTTGAAAGGCCAGTTCATTTAACAACGGTTAATATTATCATTATTCACCTCCGAGACGCAGGGCAATGGTTCGGCCCTGGTAATATTATTATTTGACAGGTCAGAGCCACTTCCGGCCATCACGTTAAGCACGGCGATCCTTTCATCGTATTGTCCACAATCCGAACTCAGCCTGTCACCAAACTGAGCAGGAGGCAGAGGCGCATCCAGGGTCGCCACAGAGCGCAAGAACCCGTCGGCGTTTGGTGATCACCGTGCACCTGAGCTCAGCCTGAAAAATACAGAGCAGACAGGAAAAAGAATTTACACCGGTTATTCTTGTAGCACACTTTCTCTGCCAGATCATGTTCAGCACACTTTGAAATAAATTACTCATACAGCTTGGAACATACGACCTTCTAAAAATTCAGCAAACCTCTTTGGAAGTAAAAGACctattgaagtaaaaaaaaaaacctatagtGCAGCCACAGAAGTCTGCAGCTAGTTCATCAGATcgtaatatgggtagccaggacataCACTTCCCTCGGCATCCGCCCTTTTACAAGCACCAATAATGAACACACTGACAACAGATTGGAATCAAACAGGCTGCAGCTTCATTACGTTATACAAACAGCCCTCTGCTTACAAGCTTAAGGAACTCCCGCTGACCATCCGCCACCAGCCGGCAAGATGATCACCACCAGCCACCCGGCCAGCAGGTTCCTCCTGCACAACACAAATTCATTTCCATCTCCCAGCAAGGACCATATGGGGACAACTACACCCAGTTGTCTCCCCTAGGTCAAGACATGACTGCTGTCAATTCAGCAAACATTTCAGCATAACACTTAACCCCCGACTGGCTCGGGCAAcacgccgccgcccccccccctgctgtgaCAAAGCAGAAAGAACACCCCAGATAACGGCCCTGACCATATAAGGGCGGTTGGGAGGGATGCAACCGCGGCTGCGACGGACGGCAGGTAAACAAAATGTGCCCCTTTGCACAGCCATAAACCCCCAAACTCCTCCGCTTACCCTACAGGCCTAGCGCCCCAGGAGCCAAACAGCTCCAAGCTCATCCAAGTTCAAAATTAAACTGAGCAACAGCCCAACCTGACTGACTGTAAATTCAGTCTAACTACTC
Coding sequences within:
- the KCNA4 gene encoding potassium voltage-gated channel subfamily A member 4; this translates as MEVAMVSAESSGCNSHLPYGYAQARAAARERERERLAHSRVVAEGASGGGNQQQQQLQQTRASSHGNGPAQQQLQQEESQRKKEKKKKRWSLLEDRKRSRLQVNQSSGTFPSELVPSGSEEMMLKDSEEPEEDRRLDLCSVREEETDEASSFVGRPPQDSYDSVYSEFECCERVVINVSGLKFETQLKTLTQFPETLLGDPEKRMRYFDPLKNEYFFDRNRPSFDAILYYYQSGGRLKRPINVPFDIFSEEVKFYELGEEVILKYREDEGFVKEEEKTLPVNEFRRQIWLLFEYPESSSPARGIAIVSVLVILISIIIFCLETLPEFRDDKDLILSVGNGAFNETLLLDSGHTAFNDPFFIVETVCIIWFSFEFTVRFFACPSMTGFFKNIMNIIDIVSILPYFITLGTDLAQQQGNGQQAMSFAILRIIRLVRVFRIFKLSRHSKGLQILGHTLRASMRELGLLIFFLFIGVILFSSAVYFAEADEPSTHFQSIPDAFWWAVVTMTTVGYGDMKPITVGGKIVGSLCAIAGVLTIALPVPVIVSNFNYFYHRETENEDQTQLAQNVISCPYLPSNLLKKFRSSTLSSLGDKSEYVEMEEGVKESLCVKENQCQGTGNGNDTIKKNCPNLKSVETDV